Proteins found in one Lathamus discolor isolate bLatDis1 chromosome 7, bLatDis1.hap1, whole genome shotgun sequence genomic segment:
- the GNAT1 gene encoding guanine nucleotide-binding protein G(t) subunit alpha-1, translated as MGAGASAEEKHSRELEKKLKEDAEKDARTVKLLLLGAGESGKSTIVKQMKIIHQDGYSLEECLEFIAIIYSNTLQSMLAIVRAMSTLNIQYGDTARQDDARKLLHLSDTIEEGTMPKEMSDIIGRLWKDAGIQACFDRASEYQLNDSAGYYLSDLERLVTPGYVPTEQDVLRSRVKTTGIIETQFSFKDLNFRMFDVGGQRSERKKWIHCFEGVTCIIFIAALSAYDMVLVEDDEVNRMHESLHLFNSICNHRYFATTSIVLFLNKKDVFLEKIKKAHLSICFPDYDGPNTYEDAGNYIKLQFLELNMRRDVKEIYSHMTCATDTENVKFVFDAVTDIIIKENLKDCGLF; from the exons ATGGGCGCCGGGGCCAGCGCTGAGGAGAAGCACTCCCGGGAGCTGGAGAAGAAGCTCAAGGAGGATGCTGAGAAGGATGCCAGGACcgtaaagctgctgctgctcg GTGCAGGTGAGTCAGGGAAGAGCACCATTGTCAAGCAGATGAA GATTATCCACCAGGATGGTTACTCACTGGAGGAATGCCTGGAGTTCATCGCCATCATCTACAGCAACACGCTGCAGTCCATGCTGGCCATCGTGCGGGCCATGTCCACCCTCAACATCCAGTACGGGGACACAGCTCGCCAG GATGATGCTCGCAAGCTGCTGCATCTCTCAGACACCATCGAGGAGGGCACCATGCCCAAGGAGATGTCAGACATCATTGGGCGGCTCTGGAAGGATGCAGGCATCCAAGCCTGCTTCGACCGTGCCTCTGAGTACCAGCTCAACGACTCGGCTGGCTA CTACCTGTCAGACCTGGAGCGCCTGGTGACCCCTGGCTACGTCCCCACGGAGCAGGATGTGCTGCGCTCCCGTGTCAAGACCACTGGCATCATCGAGACCCAGTTCTCCTTCAAAGACCTTAACTTCAG GATGTTTGATGTGGGGGGCCAGCGCTCAGAGCGTAAGAAATGGATCCACTGCTTCGAGGGGGTGACCTGCATCATCTTCATTGCGGCCCTCAGCGCCTATGACATGGTCCTGGTGGAGGATGATGAAGTG AACCGCATGCATGAGAGCCTGCACCTCTTCAACAGCATCTGCAACCACCGCTACTTTGCCACCACCTCCATCGTCCTCTTCCTCAACAAGAAGGACGTCTTCCTGGAGAAGATCAAGAAGGCCCATCTCAGCATCTGCTTCCCCGACTATGACG GTCCCAACACCTACGAGGATGCGGGCAACTACATCAAGCTGCAGTTCCTGGAGCTGAACATGCGGCGGGATGTGAAGGAAATCTATTCCCACATGACCTGCGCCACTGATACCGAGAACGTCAAGTTCGTCTTCGATGCCGTCACCGACATCATCATCAAGGAGAACCTCAAGGACTGCGGGCTCTTCTGA
- the LOC136018104 gene encoding semaphorin-3F-like isoform X2 yields the protein MPVVGVLLWTTLLTLGWRAAHAKDHGFGFATPRVQLSFKELKATGTAHFFNFLLNSSDYRILLKDEDHDRMYVGSKDYVLSLDLHDINREPLIIHWPASQQRIEECILSGKNSNGECGNFIRLIQPWNRTHLYVCGTGAYNPICAFVNRGRKAQDYIFYLEPDKLESGKGKCSYDPKVDTVSVLINEELYAGVYIDFMGTDAAIFRTMGKQTAMRTDQYNSRWLNDPAFVRAQLIPDSSERNDDKLYFFFREKSADAPLSPGVYSRIGRICLNDDGGHCCLVNKWSTFLKARLVCSVPGPDGIETHFDELQDVFIQQTQDTKNPVIYAVFSASGSVFKGSAVCVYSMADIRMVFNGPFAHKEGPNYQWMPYTGKMPYPRPGTCPGGTFTPSMKSTKDYPDEVINFMRAHPLMYHAVYPTHRQPLVVRTNVNYRFTTVAVDQVDAADGRYEVLFLGTDRGTVQKVIVLPRDDMETEELMLEEIEVFKMPAPIKTMTISSKRQQLYVSSAVGVTHLALHRCDVYGEACADCCLARDPYCAWDGSACTRYSASSKRRSRRQDVRHGNPIRQCRGYNSNANKNAVEAVQYGVEGSTAFLECQPRSPQASVKWLLQKDNSDRRKELRVEGRVLRTEQGLLLRALQLADSGLYSCTATENNFKHTVTKVQLRVLSSRAVHAVLVQAETPPGLPGAPTPRYQDLLQLLTQPEMGLLDQYCQGYWRHIAASPPQPLAGLKAKEQQDQKKPRNRRNHQPETYGHT from the exons ATGCCCGTGGTTGGTGTCCTCCTCTGGACCACCCTGCTGACTCTGGGCTGGAGGGCTGCCCACGCCAAGGATCACGGCTTCGGCTTCGCCACCCCCAGGGTCCAGCTGTCCTTCAAAG AGCTGAAGGCGACGGGCACAGCGCATTTCTTCAACTTCCTCCTCAACTCCAGCGACTACCGCATCCTGCTGAAGGACGAGGACCACGACCGCATGTACGTGGGCAGCAAGGACTACGTCCTCTCACTGGACCTGCATGACATCAACCGCGAGCCCCTCATT ATCCACTGGCCCGCGTCCCAGCAGAGGATTGAGGAGTGCATCCTGTCGGGCAAGAACAGCAAC GGAGAGTGTGGCAACTTCATCCGCCTGATCCAGCCCTGGAACCGGACCCACCTCTATGTGTGCGGCACCGGCGCCTACAACCCCATCTGTGCCTTCGTCAACCGTGGGCGCAAAGCCCAG GATTATATCTTCTACCTGGAGCCAGACAAGCTGGAGTCGGGCAAGGGGAAGTGTTCCTATGACCCCAAAGTCGACACCGTCTCCGTGTTAATAA atgAAGAGCTCTATGCTGGCGTCTACATTGACTTCATGGGCACAGACGCAGCCATCTTCCGCACCATGGGCAAGCAGACAGCCATGAGGACAGACCAGTACAATTCACGCTGGCTCAATG ACCCAGCCTTTGTCCGAGCTCAGCTGATCCCTGACAGCAGCGAGAGGAACGATGACAAGCTCTACTTTTTCTTCCGAGAGAAGTCGGCCGATGCCCCGCTGAGCCCTGGGGTCTATTCCCGCATTGGACGCATCTGCCTG AACGATGATGGGGGCCACTGCTGCCTCGTGAACAAGTGGAGCACCTTCCTGAAGGCCCGGCTCGTCTGCTCCGTGCCAGGACCCGATGGGATCGAAACACACTTCGATGAGCTCC AGGACGTCTTCATccagcagacacaggacaccaaGAACCCTGTTATCTATGCTGTGTTTTCCGCTTCGGG GTCAGTCTTCAAGGGCTCTGCCGTGTGTGTCTACTCCATGGCTGACATCCGCATGGTCTTCAACGGGCCATTTGCACACAAGGAAGGACCCAACTACCAGTGGATGCCCTACACAGGCAAAATGCCCTACCCCCGGCCAGGCACC TGCCCCGGGGGGACCTTCACCCCATCCATGAAGTCAACCAAGGACTACCCTGATGAAGTGATCAACTTCATGCGCGCGCACCCGCTGATGTACCACGCTGTGTACCCCACACACCGGCAGCCGCTGGTGGTGCGCACCAATGTCAACTACCGCTTCACCACCGTGGCCGTCGACCAGGTGGACGCGGCAGACGGGCGCTATGAGGTGCTTTTCCTGGGCACAG ACAGGGGCACCGTGCAGAAGGTCATTGTGCTCCCTCGGGATGACATGGAGACAGAGGAGCTCATGCTGGAGGAAATCGAGGTGTTCAAG ATGCCAGCACCCATCAAGACAATGACCATCTCCTCCAAGAGG CAACAACTGTATGTATCCTCGGCTGTAGGTGTGACTCACCTGGCCCTGCACCGCTGCGACGTGTATGGGGAAGCCTGTGCGGACTGCTGCCTGGCCCGGGACCCCTACTGCGCCTGGGACGGCAGCGCCTGCACCCGGTACTCCGCCTCCTCCAAGAG GCGCAGCCGGAGGCAGGATGTGCGGCACGGCAACCCCATCCGCCAGTGCCGAGGCTACAACTCCAATG CTAACAAGAACGCAGTGGAGGCCGTGCAGTACGGGGTGGAGGGCAGCACCGCTTTCCTGGAGTGCCAGCCCCGCTCTCCCCAGGCCAGTGTCAagtggctgctgcagaaggatAACAGCGACCGGCGGAAAGAG CTGCGGGTGGAGGGCCGGGTGCTGCGGACGGAGCAGGGCTTGCTGCTGCGCGCCCTCCAGCTCGCTGACAGCGGCCTCTACTCCTGCACTGCCACCGAGAACAACTTCAAGCACACGGTGACCAAGGTGCAGCTCCGCGTGCTCAGCAGCCGCGCCGTCCACGCCGTGCTGGTACAGGCAGAGACCCCCCCTGGCCTGCCGGGGGCCCCCACTCCCCGCTaccaggacctgctgcagctcctcacccAGCCCGAAATGGGACTCCTGGACCAGTACTGCCAGGGCTACTGGCGGCACATAGCCGCCAGCCCACCACAGCCACTGGCTGGCCTCAAAGCCAaggagcagcaggaccagaagAAGCCTCGAAACCGCCGGAATCACCAGCCAGAGACCTACGGGCATACATGA
- the LOC136018104 gene encoding semaphorin-3F-like isoform X1 has translation MPVVGVLLWTTLLTLGWRAAHAKDHGFGFATPRVQLSFKELKATGTAHFFNFLLNSSDYRILLKDEDHDRMYVGSKDYVLSLDLHDINREPLIIHWPASQQRIEECILSGKNSNGECGNFIRLIQPWNRTHLYVCGTGAYNPICAFVNRGRKAQGFPPSQPGGREGRSTASPLSPRPAQSKDYIFYLEPDKLESGKGKCSYDPKVDTVSVLINEELYAGVYIDFMGTDAAIFRTMGKQTAMRTDQYNSRWLNDPAFVRAQLIPDSSERNDDKLYFFFREKSADAPLSPGVYSRIGRICLNDDGGHCCLVNKWSTFLKARLVCSVPGPDGIETHFDELQDVFIQQTQDTKNPVIYAVFSASGSVFKGSAVCVYSMADIRMVFNGPFAHKEGPNYQWMPYTGKMPYPRPGTCPGGTFTPSMKSTKDYPDEVINFMRAHPLMYHAVYPTHRQPLVVRTNVNYRFTTVAVDQVDAADGRYEVLFLGTDRGTVQKVIVLPRDDMETEELMLEEIEVFKMPAPIKTMTISSKRQQLYVSSAVGVTHLALHRCDVYGEACADCCLARDPYCAWDGSACTRYSASSKRRSRRQDVRHGNPIRQCRGYNSNANKNAVEAVQYGVEGSTAFLECQPRSPQASVKWLLQKDNSDRRKELRVEGRVLRTEQGLLLRALQLADSGLYSCTATENNFKHTVTKVQLRVLSSRAVHAVLVQAETPPGLPGAPTPRYQDLLQLLTQPEMGLLDQYCQGYWRHIAASPPQPLAGLKAKEQQDQKKPRNRRNHQPETYGHT, from the exons ATGCCCGTGGTTGGTGTCCTCCTCTGGACCACCCTGCTGACTCTGGGCTGGAGGGCTGCCCACGCCAAGGATCACGGCTTCGGCTTCGCCACCCCCAGGGTCCAGCTGTCCTTCAAAG AGCTGAAGGCGACGGGCACAGCGCATTTCTTCAACTTCCTCCTCAACTCCAGCGACTACCGCATCCTGCTGAAGGACGAGGACCACGACCGCATGTACGTGGGCAGCAAGGACTACGTCCTCTCACTGGACCTGCATGACATCAACCGCGAGCCCCTCATT ATCCACTGGCCCGCGTCCCAGCAGAGGATTGAGGAGTGCATCCTGTCGGGCAAGAACAGCAAC GGAGAGTGTGGCAACTTCATCCGCCTGATCCAGCCCTGGAACCGGACCCACCTCTATGTGTGCGGCACCGGCGCCTACAACCCCATCTGTGCCTTCGTCAACCGTGGGCGCAAAGCCCAG GGGTTTCCGCCGAGCCAGCCGGGAGGCCGGGAAGGCAGATCCACCGCCAGCCCCCTCAGCCCGAGACCAGCGCAGAGCAAG GATTATATCTTCTACCTGGAGCCAGACAAGCTGGAGTCGGGCAAGGGGAAGTGTTCCTATGACCCCAAAGTCGACACCGTCTCCGTGTTAATAA atgAAGAGCTCTATGCTGGCGTCTACATTGACTTCATGGGCACAGACGCAGCCATCTTCCGCACCATGGGCAAGCAGACAGCCATGAGGACAGACCAGTACAATTCACGCTGGCTCAATG ACCCAGCCTTTGTCCGAGCTCAGCTGATCCCTGACAGCAGCGAGAGGAACGATGACAAGCTCTACTTTTTCTTCCGAGAGAAGTCGGCCGATGCCCCGCTGAGCCCTGGGGTCTATTCCCGCATTGGACGCATCTGCCTG AACGATGATGGGGGCCACTGCTGCCTCGTGAACAAGTGGAGCACCTTCCTGAAGGCCCGGCTCGTCTGCTCCGTGCCAGGACCCGATGGGATCGAAACACACTTCGATGAGCTCC AGGACGTCTTCATccagcagacacaggacaccaaGAACCCTGTTATCTATGCTGTGTTTTCCGCTTCGGG GTCAGTCTTCAAGGGCTCTGCCGTGTGTGTCTACTCCATGGCTGACATCCGCATGGTCTTCAACGGGCCATTTGCACACAAGGAAGGACCCAACTACCAGTGGATGCCCTACACAGGCAAAATGCCCTACCCCCGGCCAGGCACC TGCCCCGGGGGGACCTTCACCCCATCCATGAAGTCAACCAAGGACTACCCTGATGAAGTGATCAACTTCATGCGCGCGCACCCGCTGATGTACCACGCTGTGTACCCCACACACCGGCAGCCGCTGGTGGTGCGCACCAATGTCAACTACCGCTTCACCACCGTGGCCGTCGACCAGGTGGACGCGGCAGACGGGCGCTATGAGGTGCTTTTCCTGGGCACAG ACAGGGGCACCGTGCAGAAGGTCATTGTGCTCCCTCGGGATGACATGGAGACAGAGGAGCTCATGCTGGAGGAAATCGAGGTGTTCAAG ATGCCAGCACCCATCAAGACAATGACCATCTCCTCCAAGAGG CAACAACTGTATGTATCCTCGGCTGTAGGTGTGACTCACCTGGCCCTGCACCGCTGCGACGTGTATGGGGAAGCCTGTGCGGACTGCTGCCTGGCCCGGGACCCCTACTGCGCCTGGGACGGCAGCGCCTGCACCCGGTACTCCGCCTCCTCCAAGAG GCGCAGCCGGAGGCAGGATGTGCGGCACGGCAACCCCATCCGCCAGTGCCGAGGCTACAACTCCAATG CTAACAAGAACGCAGTGGAGGCCGTGCAGTACGGGGTGGAGGGCAGCACCGCTTTCCTGGAGTGCCAGCCCCGCTCTCCCCAGGCCAGTGTCAagtggctgctgcagaaggatAACAGCGACCGGCGGAAAGAG CTGCGGGTGGAGGGCCGGGTGCTGCGGACGGAGCAGGGCTTGCTGCTGCGCGCCCTCCAGCTCGCTGACAGCGGCCTCTACTCCTGCACTGCCACCGAGAACAACTTCAAGCACACGGTGACCAAGGTGCAGCTCCGCGTGCTCAGCAGCCGCGCCGTCCACGCCGTGCTGGTACAGGCAGAGACCCCCCCTGGCCTGCCGGGGGCCCCCACTCCCCGCTaccaggacctgctgcagctcctcacccAGCCCGAAATGGGACTCCTGGACCAGTACTGCCAGGGCTACTGGCGGCACATAGCCGCCAGCCCACCACAGCCACTGGCTGGCCTCAAAGCCAaggagcagcaggaccagaagAAGCCTCGAAACCGCCGGAATCACCAGCCAGAGACCTACGGGCATACATGA